From Acidianus brierleyi:
ATATGCTTGCAGCACAGATTATGAAAGGATTTAGCGTTGAAGATGTATTTTTTACTGAGATGGGATATTTGCCTGCAATATCAGAAGTATGGGATCCAGTGATAATAGCAGCTAGACAGTTAATGAAATCGTGATAGTATTACGCTATATTTAAATATTTCTATAAATAGTTAATAACTTAATTATGGCAATTCAGCAAGGATTCTTTGAAATACTTAGTGACTGTATTATTAACTATATAACTAGATATCTTAATACAGCGTCTATAGATGGCATATATTATATCGATGATCAAAAGAATGATGATATATTGCCATTAGAAAAACCACAAAATCTAGTAAGAGAAGTAAAACCATTGAGATTTGAAAAGGAGGTTTTTAGTATTGATGGAAGTAGTAGAAGTTTCATTTCTGGTAAGGGAATAGTTAGTATAGCGAGTGTTGCTGTAACCTCTACTTCTAGCAGTATTTATGATGTTTATCCTTCAGTTGATGGCAAATCTAAGCTAGGACTTAATGAACCTTTCATAGCTGTTGCGGCCTCTAATTTAGAATCTTCTAAACTAGATCCGTATTTATTTTCCAACAATTACATTTCATCTGTATCATTAAGTGGTGAACCATTTAATCCACTTAATGGATTTGAAAATATAGAAAGTGAATTAAGATCATTACTAGAAACTAAAGCTTTATCTAAATTGAAGGATAAAGGCTATATAATTGTCGATGGACCATTATTTCCATCGTATCTTTATTTAAACGGCAAAGTTAAAGACAAGATAATTTCGGAGAGAATAAAAATAATTGATAGTAATTTTATCGGAATAGTAAAAAGAATAGATAAATCTCAATATTTGGTAAAATCTCTAAATGGCGAATATAGAAAATATTTTGTTCAAAAATTCAAGTTAGATCCTAAATCTTTTATTTCTGATGAATCTTTGCTATTAAACCTTATACGTTTCAACTATAATATTCCCTATTCACCTATAGTAATTGGCCCCTTCTTAGATAGAGTAAAAGAGAATATAAATGTTTATATTAATTATTTGGTAGTTCCATTTAATCCTTATATAGCTAATTTCTTCATATTAAGAGTAGAAACATTAAACAATAATAGTGATATAATTGAAAAAATTTTATCATTAAAACCAACAAAAGACGGTATACCTTATAATCTTGCTTTAGCAGATTTAACTGCAAAAAAATTATCAGCAGGGCTATACAAATTAATCATATTATATCTTCAACAATTAGGCTTACAATCAAGTTTCTACAGCAGACTAGAGGTTATTAAGTCATGAGTAACAATGGGTTATTTGATAGTATTAAAGACAGAATGGAAAAAGCTAGGGCATTAGCTATAACACTAGGCGATATTATAGGTAAAGTTTCTAGGAATATGTCTAATAAAGTTCAAGAAAACGAATATATAGTTAATATTATTGTAGATCCACTCACATATTATAAATATAATTTTTTGGGTAAAGTGGGTATATTTTTGGGAGTTATAGATATTAAAACTCTTTATTTTGTTCTATTGAGAGTAATAGGATATGAAAGAAGTGATGTAAGTAGTTATTTATTTGATAATTCAACTATATCTACCATAGAGGATGAAGAAAATCCAGGAACTTTAATAAATAATGTGATCATAAAATGTGAAATGTTAACTAAGGTTGATATTCTGTCTTCTTCTGATATTTCTCCTGGTGATATAATAATAGAGCCTCAGTCTCCAGTAATTATTCCAAGGTCAGAAATTATAGAAAGAGCTTTAGGAATAAACAGCGGTGCACTAAAAATAGGATTCTTGGATTTAGATGAAGCAAGCGTCAAAGTAAGTTTAAGTTTAGATGAACTTAATTATCATACGCTCATTTTAGGCACTACTGGAGCAGGAAAGACGTCGTTTATAAAAGATTTATTGACAGCACTTTATAAGATAAATGAAGAAGGAAGTAAGGTATTTGTTGTTGATACAACAGGAGACTATTATCACATGTTTTTACCACCTGAAATTACAAATAAGCAAGTTAAGGTCGGTATACAAAAATTTGAAGATCTTTATGGTAAAGTAAATGGCATAGATATGGACATAATTTATCCAATAACTCATAAATGGGCCAAGAAATATCTTAAAAATAATTATGAAATAGAAAATATTGTGAAACAATATTATGAACTATATGTAAATCCTTTAATACAATATTTGAATAAAAAAGGTATAAATACATATACATCAATTTCAAATAATGAAATAACGATTTCAAATGATTTTTGGACTTCCAAAATCCACGTAAATCCCTTTTATTTTAAGTTTAAAAGTGTAAAAAGAATTTTATATAGACTAAATCCATATTTTAGTGAGCAAGCTTCGCATTTTCTTAAGATTATTCTTTCTCAAAAGGAATTTAGTAGTTCTTATAATTTAAACGACTTTATAGATAGATTAGATGATAATGTTTTTGAAAAAATGAAATTACATCGAAGTACTAGAGAGAATATTATAAGAGGGCTTTATTTATTACGCGAAACTGATATGTTTGATCTTAAGATAAGGCAGAAAAGCATTAATGAATTGTTAGAATCGAATTCCAGGATAACTGTATTTGATATATATAACTCTGAACTAGATGATTTTACTCAAAAAATATTTATATACTATATTTTAGATAAAATTTTTAATATTAGGGAAAAACAGCTTAGAAGTGGTATCGTAAAAGGTAGATATATAATAATTCTTGACGAAGCCCATAGATTTTTTCCTTCAACTCAAGGCAGTGAAGAGGATACTTACTATGTTAGAAGAGTTGCTGGAAAAATATCAATGATGATGAGATTAGGAAGAAGAAGGAAGATAGGATTTATTTTTTCTACTCATAATCCTGCAGATCTTAGTGACATAATAGTGCAGCTTTCCAATACTAAAATAATTTTTAGAATAAGACCAGAAATTTCAGAAAACTTTGGATTAACTAAGATGGAAGCAAAAACATTAAGTTGGGAAAACAATGGC
This genomic window contains:
- a CDS encoding DNA double-strand break repair nuclease NurA, which produces MAIQQGFFEILSDCIINYITRYLNTASIDGIYYIDDQKNDDILPLEKPQNLVREVKPLRFEKEVFSIDGSSRSFISGKGIVSIASVAVTSTSSSIYDVYPSVDGKSKLGLNEPFIAVAASNLESSKLDPYLFSNNYISSVSLSGEPFNPLNGFENIESELRSLLETKALSKLKDKGYIIVDGPLFPSYLYLNGKVKDKIISERIKIIDSNFIGIVKRIDKSQYLVKSLNGEYRKYFVQKFKLDPKSFISDESLLLNLIRFNYNIPYSPIVIGPFLDRVKENINVYINYLVVPFNPYIANFFILRVETLNNNSDIIEKILSLKPTKDGIPYNLALADLTAKKLSAGLYKLIILYLQQLGLQSSFYSRLEVIKS
- a CDS encoding ATP-binding protein, whose product is MSNNGLFDSIKDRMEKARALAITLGDIIGKVSRNMSNKVQENEYIVNIIVDPLTYYKYNFLGKVGIFLGVIDIKTLYFVLLRVIGYERSDVSSYLFDNSTISTIEDEENPGTLINNVIIKCEMLTKVDILSSSDISPGDIIIEPQSPVIIPRSEIIERALGINSGALKIGFLDLDEASVKVSLSLDELNYHTLILGTTGAGKTSFIKDLLTALYKINEEGSKVFVVDTTGDYYHMFLPPEITNKQVKVGIQKFEDLYGKVNGIDMDIIYPITHKWAKKYLKNNYEIENIVKQYYELYVNPLIQYLNKKGINTYTSISNNEITISNDFWTSKIHVNPFYFKFKSVKRILYRLNPYFSEQASHFLKIILSQKEFSSSYNLNDFIDRLDDNVFEKMKLHRSTRENIIRGLYLLRETDMFDLKIRQKSINELLESNSRITVFDIYNSELDDFTQKIFIYYILDKIFNIREKQLRSGIVKGRYIIILDEAHRFFPSTQGSEEDTYYVRRVAGKISMMMRLGRRRKIGFIFSTHNPADLSDIIVQLSNTKIIFRIRPEISENFGLTKMEAKTLSWENNGVAFIISPWLREGRIKVKVPVPPPVGHYDLSKT